A genomic stretch from Thermostichus vulcanus str. 'Rupite' includes:
- a CDS encoding phosphodiester glycosidase family protein, with protein sequence MLKTKPRMQAIRRGVVGVAVGLLSLLHSLAAQAQMIPVRTVQGIHVYQEETWVGGNRIPVSILTLSPSAGRLRPIWAEPTGLVGLGELTSFARERGALAAINGGFFNRNTRQPLGAIRLDGRWISSPILGRGVVAWSDQGSVRFGRLRMQAELRNGIGDRIPLMGINTGYIVAGISQFTPDWGSIYTTQTDNETLLLVQADRVQAILSAGLASSVSVPIPVGGYVLAARELEGSLEAQKLVVGDRLSLHLTVDPPELEAYPHLLGAGPLLLLDGQVVLDAELERFQPTFRAQRAARSAIGQLDSGHLLWVTAGNAQESQGLTLLEMAQLMQQLGCRHALNLDGGNSSTLVLEGEAINLERRFLEASNPENATGHETDNGLPGSRRILPRVHNGLGFFPTTAQ encoded by the coding sequence ATGCTGAAAACAAAGCCAAGAATGCAAGCTATCCGCCGGGGAGTGGTCGGCGTAGCTGTTGGTCTTCTATCCCTCCTCCACAGTCTTGCCGCTCAAGCTCAGATGATCCCTGTACGCACAGTGCAAGGGATCCATGTGTATCAGGAAGAAACTTGGGTTGGGGGGAATCGGATCCCAGTTTCTATTTTGACCCTTTCGCCATCTGCCGGTCGCCTGCGCCCGATTTGGGCTGAGCCAACGGGGTTGGTGGGTCTAGGAGAATTGACCTCCTTCGCCCGCGAACGAGGAGCCTTAGCCGCCATTAACGGGGGCTTTTTTAACCGCAATACCCGTCAGCCGCTGGGGGCGATTCGCTTGGATGGCCGCTGGATCTCCAGCCCAATTTTGGGCCGTGGTGTTGTGGCTTGGTCGGATCAGGGATCGGTACGCTTCGGACGGCTACGGATGCAAGCCGAACTGCGCAATGGGATTGGAGATCGCATCCCGCTCATGGGCATCAACACAGGCTATATCGTCGCTGGAATCTCGCAATTCACCCCCGACTGGGGATCCATTTACACGACGCAAACCGACAACGAAACCCTTCTGCTGGTGCAAGCAGACCGGGTACAGGCCATTCTTTCCGCAGGTTTGGCAAGCAGTGTCAGTGTGCCGATTCCGGTGGGGGGCTATGTATTGGCGGCACGGGAGTTAGAGGGATCCCTGGAAGCCCAAAAACTGGTTGTCGGAGATCGTCTCAGCCTTCACTTGACTGTGGATCCGCCAGAGCTGGAAGCCTATCCTCATCTCCTGGGGGCCGGGCCTTTGTTGCTCTTGGATGGGCAGGTGGTGTTGGATGCCGAACTGGAGCGGTTTCAACCTACCTTTCGCGCTCAGCGAGCAGCTCGTAGCGCCATTGGCCAGCTGGACAGCGGACATCTGCTGTGGGTCACCGCAGGCAATGCTCAGGAAAGCCAAGGGCTCACCCTGCTAGAGATGGCCCAGTTGATGCAGCAGTTGGGCTGCCGGCATGCCTTGAATTTGGATGGAGGCAATTCTTCTACATTAGTGCTAGAGGGAGAAGCTATAAATTTAGAGCGTCGATTCTTAGAAGCTAGTAACCCTGAAAATGCAACGGGTCATGAAACGGATAATGGATTGCCGGGATCCCGGCGAATTCTACCGAGAGTTCACAATGGTCTCGGCTTTTTCCCAACAACAGCTCAATAG
- the ctpC gene encoding carboxyl-terminal processing protease CtpC: MRKRGFVVSATAAVVTAVSLVGVQLSMPGWAGFRSDPKEVVDEVWQIVNREFVDPSFNALDWEAVRLDLLSREYATREDAYAAIREALKGLNDPYTRFLDPDQFASMQIDTSGELTGVGITLGMDQETNELVVVSPIEGSPADRAGIKSKDVIVRIDDQSTEGMDTNAAVSLIRGEPGSRVRLTIRREGEGLKVFDLVREKIELATVRYEIHEENGLPIGYIRLTQFSGNAAEKMRQAIRDMEKQGVVAYVLDLRANPGGLLYSSAEIARMWIERGGIVSTVNRQGEQDRFNANNTALTDKPLAVLVDGGSASASEILSGALQDNRRAVIIGTPTFGKGLVQSVHPLSDGSGLAVTIARYRTPNGTDIDHKGITPDILVELSEEDLNRLSQNRELVATLADPQYAAAIEALRPQILARQQQAKETVRSSSL; this comes from the coding sequence ATGAGAAAGCGTGGGTTTGTGGTCAGTGCAACAGCTGCTGTAGTGACGGCGGTATCCCTTGTTGGTGTGCAACTGTCCATGCCCGGTTGGGCTGGGTTTCGCAGTGACCCGAAAGAGGTGGTGGACGAAGTTTGGCAAATCGTCAATCGGGAGTTTGTTGACCCTTCTTTCAATGCTCTGGATTGGGAAGCCGTTCGGCTCGATCTGCTGAGCCGGGAGTATGCCACTCGAGAAGATGCCTATGCCGCTATTCGTGAGGCGCTGAAGGGTCTGAATGACCCCTACACCCGCTTTTTGGATCCCGATCAGTTTGCCAGCATGCAGATTGACACCTCTGGCGAACTCACTGGAGTTGGGATCACGCTGGGCATGGATCAAGAGACGAATGAGTTGGTGGTGGTCTCCCCCATTGAAGGCTCGCCTGCCGACCGAGCCGGGATCAAGTCCAAAGATGTGATTGTCCGCATTGACGATCAATCCACTGAGGGCATGGACACCAACGCCGCCGTCAGCTTGATTCGGGGTGAGCCGGGATCCCGGGTACGCCTGACGATCCGCCGCGAAGGGGAAGGGCTGAAGGTTTTTGACCTCGTGCGGGAGAAAATCGAGCTGGCCACCGTGCGCTACGAAATTCACGAAGAAAACGGCCTGCCCATTGGTTATATCCGCCTGACCCAGTTTTCCGGCAATGCCGCCGAGAAGATGCGCCAAGCCATCCGCGACATGGAAAAGCAAGGGGTGGTGGCTTATGTACTGGATCTGCGGGCCAACCCGGGTGGGCTGCTTTACTCCAGTGCCGAGATCGCCCGGATGTGGATTGAACGGGGGGGGATTGTCTCGACGGTGAATCGGCAAGGGGAACAGGATCGCTTCAATGCCAACAACACGGCTCTCACCGACAAACCATTAGCTGTTTTGGTGGATGGGGGTTCCGCCAGCGCCAGTGAGATTTTATCCGGTGCCCTGCAAGACAATCGTCGCGCTGTCATCATTGGTACCCCAACTTTTGGCAAGGGGCTGGTGCAGTCGGTGCATCCCCTCTCGGATGGGTCGGGATTGGCGGTCACCATTGCCCGCTATCGCACTCCCAACGGCACCGATATCGACCACAAAGGCATTACCCCTGACATTTTGGTGGAGCTTTCGGAGGAGGATCTCAATCGCCTCAGCCAAAATCGGGAACTGGTGGCCACTCTGGCCGACCCGCAATATGCTGCTGCCATTGAGGCACTAAGGCCGCAAATTTTAGCACGTCAACAACAGGCTAAGGAGACCGTTCGCTCCTCCTCTCTGTAG